The Terriglobales bacterium DNA segment GCTGTGGCCGCGGGCGTCCGCGTGGTGCATGTTCGTATTGGGGTGGTCCTGGCGAAAAATGGCGGCGCTCTCGCCGCCATGCTCACTCCGTTTCGACTTGGCCTCGGCGGCCCGGTCGGCGACGGTCGCCAGTTTTGGAGTTGGATCACCCTCGACGACGTTGTCGGCGTCTTTCTCTTCGCGCTCACCAATGAAAAACTCGCCGGAGCCGTGAATGCGGTCGCGCCGGGACCTGTGCGCAATGCGGAGTTCGTTCGCGAGTTGGGAAGGGCGATTCATCGACCCACGGTCTTTCCGCTGCCCGCGTTCGTGGTTCGCACTCTGTTTGGCGAGATGGGGGAAGAGCTGCTGCTGGCTTCAGCCCGCGTCCAGCCCGCCAAGCTCGAAGCCGCCGGTTATTCCTTTCGGCATCCCGAGCTGGCCGACGCCCTGCGGGCGGCGCTCGGCTGACGCCGCTGCCCAGTCGCTGTC contains these protein-coding regions:
- a CDS encoding TIGR01777 family oxidoreductase, translated to MRILISGASGFLGGALRPALVAAGHSTAALVRRPPAGDQVQWDPASPLDPSCLEGFDAIIHLAGKNISGHWSEKFKREVRESRVQGTGTLATAAAESFRQTGKPGVFVAASATGYYGNRGDEELTETSPRGQGFLADVCQEWEDAAAPAVAAGVRVVHVRIGVVLAKNGGALAAMLTPFRLGLGGPVGDGRQFWSWITLDDVVGVFLFALTNEKLAGAVNAVAPGPVRNAEFVRELGRAIHRPTVFPLPAFVVRTLFGEMGEELLLASARVQPAKLEAAGYSFRHPELADALRAALG